The sequence acgatccgaccaatcctagcaccgtaggtacggcacctctgcgatctgcacacgtttagcttggtgatgtcccacggactctagatccagctgagggcgagggagagtttcgtcagcacgacggcatggtgacggtgatgatgaagttaccaggcagggcttcgcctaagcactacgatgatatgaccgaggtgtgtaactatggagggggccaccgcacacggctaaaacaattgtcaacttgtgtatctttggggtgcccccctcccccgtatataaaggagtggaggagggggagggccgtccctctatggcgtgcccaaggggggagtcctactcccggtgggagtaggatttccccttccctacttggagtaggagaggaagaaaggggaagagagagggaaGGTAAgccccccccacccaattcggattgggcttggggggcgcgccctccacctggccgcctcctcctctttcccactaaggcccaataaggcccatacactccccggggggttccggtaaccccccggtactccggtaaatgcccgaactcacccgggaccattgcgatgtccaaacatagtcttccagtatatcgatctttatgtctcgaccatttcgagactcctcttcatgtccgtgatcatatccgggactccgaactacctttggtacatcaaaacacataaactcataataccgatcgcaccgaacgttaagcgtgcggaccctacgggtttgagaactgcgtaaacatgaccgagactcatctccgatcaataatcaatagtggaacctggatgctcatattggttcctacatattctacgaagatctttatcggtcaaaccgcataacaacatacgttgttccctttgtcattggtatgttacttgcccgagattcggtcgtcggtatctcaatacctagttcaatctcgttaccggcaagtctctttactcgtttcgtaatgcatcatcctgtaaccaactcattagtcacattgcttgcaaggcttataatgatgtgcactaccgagggggcccagagatacctctccaaaacataaagtgacaaatcctaatgtcgatctatgccaacccaataaacaccttcggagacacctatagagcacctttataataacccatttacattgtgacgtttggtagcacacaaagtgttcctctggtattcaggagttgcataatctcatagtctgaggaacttgtataagtcatgaagaaagcagtagcaatgaaactaacacgatcataatgctaagctaacggatgggtcatgtccatcacatcattctcctattgatgtgatcccatttatcaaatgacaatgacatgtctatggttaggaaacataaccatttttgattaacgggctagtcaagtaaaggcatactagggactataggttttgtctatgtattcacacatgtactaggtttctggttaatacaattctagcatgaataataaacatttatcatgaattaaggaaataaataataactttattattgcctcgagggcatatttcattcaagaAACTCATGTTTTCTTATGTAAGTCGTTAAGCAATGGCTTAGTTAATAGCGAAAATTCATTTTTTGTTTGTTAGCAATAAACTGACATATAAATCATGATAACTGCATATAAATATATATGCATGTGATGCGACCCATGGGAAATTATCTAGTCATCCCAAACCAGCATATGATCAGTGTAGACGGAATCTCAGATTAATATTTTCTATTGTGTGAAGAAAAGGTCTAGACTCCATATAGGAAAAATCTCAGATAAGAACCTAACAAAAGTTTTACGACTCCTTCATGGAATATAGGTCTTGGTAAGGCCTATGTCAGTTCAAACCTGACGAGTCGTTATCATTTATTGTCCTAACTAAGTCCATTAGCTCCTTTTGCCCTACACCTAGTGGGGATCCATAGAGAGTTCATTTTATGAAATATGTGATAAAGTGAAAAAAGGTAGGTGGTTGCAACAATCACAAACCATAGGAAAAAATAAATACCCCGTGTGTGTGCTCTAGTTTTGGGTTCTCTTAGACCACCATTATGAACCAAAAAACAACCATACCTAGTGAAGGGGACCTCTTTGCAACTATCACTAGAAAGATGGAAAATAGTTAAGAGCCGAGTCAGGGATAAGAGATATAGTTGTCGGAATGAAAGGATATTATTCTAATGGGAATCAGGAAAAGAATGGTTCCCAATACAGGACCCAAAGAAGAGAGACGAAAGAAGTGGTGAAAGAAGAGATATAAGTACACGGATCAAAGTGAAAAGTCACATAGGTACTAAGTCAAAATGTCCAATGAGAATGGAGGTCAACAAGGACATGAAATCCATTTGCATCTCTACGAGTTATTTCATTATTGGCATTCCTTGACCAATAGAAAAAGAAAGAGATCACAAGCCTCATCGGTCTCCAAACGCATCTATCTGTAAAAAGGAGTATGGCACCTGATATAAGATACATACTGGAGTCAAGGATTGAGATCACTAGTGAGAAGGCAAAGAAATCATttttactagcaagatgcacgtgcgttgcatgaaacatcaagatgcattcgtatgagtactttatcttgtgggagaacAGAATGAACGAGAAAAGGCtttatctataaatgtggagaggagtgcgggtaaattgtcatagatcggacgacctatattgcaggatgacaggtgcaccatcatcaccaactcagctttttataagagtagagagtagagatgtATCAAAAGGGAAAGAAGGATCATCCATTGGCGCAATAGAGGTAGGAATCTAGTGGTTGCTGCATCAAGCTCCATCCATGATTTTACACTATAGAGGAGAAAGCTGTTGTGAGCCAGCTTTGTAGCAACCATGCTTATGTGGAAGCAAAACATGTATTTCTGTACGAGTTTCCTTCGGTTTCTTAGGGTGAACAAACCCATGATATTTCATTTAtattctttctcccttttttgttgGAGTTACATGGGAGTGGTCCATAGAGGGGAGGGGCACTAGTTTCTAGTTGAGAACCACCGGTCCATAGGCGAGCGATGAGGGCTATATCCAGTTTATTCTGTTGGGTTCTGTGTGAAATCGATTTCTTTCCTCTTGATGTGAACAAATAGTCTCTTCCGACATCTACCTTTACCGGCAAAAAGAGGCTCAAGTGAGTCGTGTCAGTATGGAGGGAATAAAAACAAGATTCAAGGTGAAAAAACTAAAACTTCCACAATGATGAAAAAGGCATCATGTTTTTTTTCTCTAGATTATGTAGCATGCTTAAGATAAGGACGTCTTAGCAACAAATATAAAATTCATTATCCCCTACGAGCGTTTTCTCCCCTTCCCCCCAGCGGATAGGATAAAGTCTCCTGTCCAAGCTTCGCCTGTGAGCCCGTAAGTTTACCTCCCCACTCTGCCTACGGCTCCGGCGGCCGGTGCCGGGTAGGGGAATCCCGATGCCTTCGCTCAGGCTCGTAGTTTAGATTAGAGTCTTTTACTCCTCTTAGGGTCGGTGCTCCGACAGATGGCGACGCTTCTTCTTCAAGTTCATCTTCGAACTATGAGCCTCATCGAGTGCGTCCATCTGGACGTGGTCGACGCAACTCCAACGTAGATTCCCGTTGTCTCCTTGGGAcgacgaggttagggtttctcctcGTGCATGGGCGATGGTGAGATTTCATGTCAGTTCCTTCGGATTTATTTCAAGGGTTCAAAGGTGATGACTACGGCTCCAGAGCGTTGgtggcacgtgcacgaagactactcggctatCGTCAATAAGGCGAGCAACGAGCGATGCATCGGAGGCTCATTCTGTTGCGGTAGCGGTCGTTCGGTGGTCTAAAGCCCTTGACTTAAGTTTTATTATATTTGAGGTGCTTTGTACTTCTAATGAAATTaggatatttctcaaaaaaaaaaacacgcCCTTAGGAAGTGAACATATGTAGCGATCGATAGTGAACATATGTATTttttgcgaaccaacctgtggttgagatggttaagtggatagtggtatccccaacccaccagggttcaaatcctagtgctcgcattattcctggatttatttcaggatttccggcgatgcgcattcagttgGAGGAgagttcccgtcgacgacgaggtgcctacggcgacttcgtaaatttcaagatgatatgccggctcagtctttcagaggtgctcataggggtagggtgtgcgtgtgtgcgttcataggggtgagtgtatgcgcgtgtatatgagcgcttgtgtctgtactgatgttcaaaaaaaattcttttctttttattctctgttttctCATTATATATGTAGTATTTCATTAATGTTTTTCGTTGTATATTTGTTCAAGAATATTTCTAAAATATAACAAAATGTTCATTGTATACTTGTAAATTTACAACAAAAAAAGAATCTCCaagtattagaaaaatgttcatcgtgtattttTAAAAATGTTGGTCGTGTATTTAAAATTGTTTACCATGTATTAAATTAATGTTTATGGTATTAAAACATGGTACGTGTACTAAAAATGTTTGTGTATTTTACAAAaggtgaaaaaaagaaaaaagagagagatttaaaacaaaaaaacaggagAAAACTGCTCAGACCTGTAACCTAAGAACATAAAAACAAAACTTCCAGTAAAAACCATGAAAACCCCTTTAAAAAACTAAACCTACGTAAAAACCCGGTCGGCGCCTAGACAACCACTATGCTTGCATGTGGGCTGATCCAGTTGGGCGCCTTAAGCACTCATCCGGTCTTTGTGCGATTTTTATCTTCGGTTTGCGCTGGTTTTCATGTGTTTTTTCGATTTATCATAAAACAATAATATTTACTTTAAAACTGAGAAacaaagaatgacttaaacattTTTTTAAGCGTTAACATTTATAAAAATGCATGAATGTTTTTTAAAAGCATGAAGAGTTTTGAGAATAACGTGACTTCAAAAGAATGCATTGACAATTTTATAATTgataaatttaaaaaaaataccaTTTGTTTAAAACATGTCCACAGTGTACTATTTTTTTGTGTACACTTCAACATAAATATGTTTAACATAATTATACTTGCTCTCTTTTTGGATGTTTGCATTGGGTTGAAAACCAATATCACATGATATTGTATTGAGATTGAATGCCAATATTTCTGTTTCGATGTGTAGCTATTCGGAATGCAGACTTGATATTGATAAAGTGAGGAATTGAGTTGTACGAGACTTTGATTTTATGTTTAGCATCTGAATGCATTTGAATAATTATATATCGCATAAAAATAATGCAACAAAGATGATGGTGCAAACCTGCAAGAGATTCAGATCAAGTGTATTTTCATGTATACACTAACACACAAGCGCACAAAGATCAACACAAATACTGCATTTGAGACTGCGACGAAACATTGCCAGCAAGTCCCATCAGCAGATAAGGTGCTGTCAGTAAAAAAGTTCCAGGTTCTACTTAGAACAGTTGTACCTATTGACAGGTAATAATAACCAATGAAAAGAAGGCATAAGCTCAACAGCTGGGCACCTTAAGACACCAACAAAACATAACCGGTTCTTCAACAGCTTACGAGTTAGGAACACCAAGAAAAATGATAAACCTGCAGGTTGGCCGAAAACAATCCACAAGACCAGAttcctactacctccgtcctagtttattggttcccattgtaatctgtgccaaatttgaccataaatttaactaacaaaatgttcatgcatgtcaccaaaaattatatcattgaaaacttgttcaaatatgaatccaactccaacgatataatttttgttgacatgcactaacattttgtcagttaaatctttggtcaaaatttagcacaaattacaaaggggacttataaaccaggacggaggtagtagcttgCAAATATAGTTGTATCTGCATAAAGTCGCTCTGCCACTATCAGGATAAAACACAATACCCACTTGACATCAGCCACAACATTGCAGTAATCACGACAGCAAGCAAAAAAACATATCGAGGTAGAGGTCGCCATTGGTTTTCTTAATCTCGGCTGCGTCTTCTACACAGAGGAGAAAGATGAGAGATCAAGCAAAGTGGAGACGGACACTGGACAGGGGAGGGCGGGATGAGCTACCTGTGCAGCCGCCGTTCCTTAGGGCACGCGCAGGCAAGGCCTCCTGTGTCAAGCGGGGATGGGAGGGATGAAGCTCGATGTCAAGCAAAGACGCTCCGAATTGGGCCGGCAGTTTTTTGCCTTCGGGGCGGGTCGCTCGATATCGAGCGAAAATGCCACAGATGAATGCCAAGATAAACCAAACGGTGGTATTCGGGATATGCAGCCCAGACGAACGCCAATACCCAATACCAGGCCCGAATGCAACATCCAGACAGAGCGTTATGAAATATAAACAGGAGAAAAGACACAATGAAAGAAAGATACAAGAAAAAACCTGAAAGGAAACTAAAAAACCCTGAAATAAACTACAGAAAAAGGAAATCAGAAGGAAAAGCGGAAAATggaaataataataacaataaacgAACTGAAAGAAACTAAAATAAACCACTGAACTGGAAACCACAAGATAATTTCAGAACAATGCCATTACATAGTATGGGTAAAATTCTTAGAACCACTAAACAGGGAACAACATGAGGACCCTGGCAATTCTTTAGGGCAAACTTATCAAAAATGTCGCAAAGGAATGCAGTGCCCGCCCAGTTGTGACAACCCGTCACATGTTGACAGGCCTTCTACTTACGTCGTTTGTACCTTGATTTGCTCTTGAATGAATTCTTAGATTTCTTTGCAAACGAGGTGTCCTTTTTCTTCAGGGAACGGCCCTGCTTCCATTCACTCATATCATTCTGGAACAGCTCATGCATTTCCTCTTGCCTGGTTTGGCCCTTTTCAGAAGGCTGTTTTGACCCTTTATCATTCTTTCCTTTGCTAGCACGAATGCCGGTTTTGCCAGTCGCCTTCATTGATTTTGCCCTGCGATAAGCGACATCAACTACAGATTGGCTACTCTTTGCTTTCTTCCCTCCTTTGCTTTCCTGagcttcctcctcatcttccttctcctcctccagcATCTCCCGTTGCGCCTCCAATTTTCTGCGCTTCTTCCTAGGTAGGTTtttctcacgctctcttcttctTTTCTCCTTCAGACGAAGATCTTCAGCTTGCTGAGCACTAACAACTACAGAACCACCTTTAACTTGATCCAAGGATTCTTTAGCAGCCTTTGCCAAAAGTTTCTTTTCCTTCTCAGTAGCAAACCAGGTTCTCTTGGGGCGTGAATATATCTCATCCCTGTGAGCTATCATATTTTCTGCCTTTGTAGCTTCCATTTCAGCCTTTCTCAATGCCATTTCCTCCCTTTCTTCCAGAATTATGTTAGAAATTTGATGCTCCAGTTGCTCAATTAATTTTGCACAGTCAGACACAGGTTTCTCGGCAACAATGCGGCTTTTCAGCTGAGAACCAGCCTTCTTTGCAATAGCTTTCAAGAGGGATCTATCATCATCAGTAACAAACGTCACGGCATATCCTTCCCTGCCAGCCCTTGCAGTACGGCCAACACGATGAAGGTAAGTTTTGACATCACGTGGGCAGGCAAAATTTATGACAGTTCGAACACCAACAATGTCAATACCACGAGCTGCAATATCAGTTGCAATCAGGATGTCCGCTTCTTGCTTTTTAAATTGTTCTAAAGCCTCAAGCCGCTGTGCCTGTGTAAGGTTGCCATGAAGCTCGGCAGCTTTTATCCCAGACAGACCAAACAGTATCTTCAGTCTGTGAGCAGAATGCTTTGTCCCACTAAAAATGATCACTCTTTCCTTGAAGGTCTTCAAACAGAGAGCAAGCAGAACAGCTTCTTGAGTTGCTTCACGTGATCGCCGAATTCTAACCACCTCTTCAGTCAATGTTGCAGGGCGTTTCAGCGAAGGATCAGCTTCAAGACGGACTGGCTTGTTCAGAGAAAGCTTCACAAGCTCATCGATTTGCTCTGTCATTGTGGCAGAAAAGAGCATGGTCTGCCTTCTTTTAGGACACATGCGAATCAGCTCACCAATTTCAACACTGAAACCCAATTCCAGCAAACGGTCAGCTTCATCAAGGATCAAAACTGCAAGATCTTCAAGCCCGACAGAAAGGGAGTTGCGCAGATGATCCACTATACGCCCAGGAGTGGCAACAACAATGTCAGGATTTGACCTTAAGGCCACCTCCTGTGCCTTGGTTGGAAGCCCACCCACTATGAGACAGCACCTGATATCAGTAAACTGGGCCAGTTTCTCAATCATGCTATGCACCTGCGCAGCCAGCTCTCTGGTTGGAGTGAGAATAAGCACCCTGATGGCAGGCACGCGCTTCGGCCGGAAAAGCAGACGCTCCAGCACGGGCAGAGAGAAAGCAGCCGTCTTCCCTGACCCTGTTATGGCGCTGCCGCATATGTCCCGCCCTGTTAATGCCAGAGGGATGCACGCGGCCTGAATTGGTGTTGGTTTCTGGTAGCCCAGCGCTTCACAGGCCCGAATGAGTGGACGCGATAAGTTGAGCTCAAGAAACGACCTTGCACTGAATGAAGCTCCTTCCGATGACGCGAAGAATTGAGATGGATCCGGCTGCTCGGGTGCATCGTCTTCCTCTTGCacagcctcttcttcttcccccacctcttcctcctcttcctcttcttcttgcccGTCAGCTTCCACTTCACCATCCTCCTCCCCGCCGCTCGACTCGatctcttcgtcgtcgtcgtcactcTCCTCGATCTCGTCCTCATCGTCCCCGCTCTCCCCCTtcaccgccgcctcctcgtcgctgtcgtcatcagcatcatcgtcctcctcgtcctcggaGCCATCGGGCATGGAGGGGTTGCGCCGGCCCCGGAGGGCCTGGGAGATCTTCTCGTCGATGGAGGTGGTGCGGCGCGCCGCGTGCTCCGCCGCCACGGACTCGGCGTACGTGGAGAACTCCCACGGCGACTGCGCGGGCTTGCGACGCGCGGCGGCCCCCGCCGGCGCCTCGTCGTCGGAGCCGTCCGGGTCGAACCGGAAGTCGGGATCCATGTTGGGAGGGGCAGGGAAGACGGAGGGAGGTGGGCGGCTGTGTTAGGTTTTCCGGCGGCGGGGGGTTGGGGTTTGAGGGAGGAGGCGAGGGTTTAATCCAGCAGGAGCAAGCGGACGAACGGACCGAGAACGCCCGAATTGGGCCGGCCCAATCGCTAGCATACGAGCCCACGCGATCTATCAACTTGAAGGCCTGTTTACCCGCCCCAGATCGACGTCGATGGCGTATTCGTCCCCAGCCCGTCTCCGCCGATATAAACGCCTGGCCGCATTGTGCTCGCAACCCTCTCCCCGTCCaccgccctcgccgccgacgacaagGCTACCGCTGTAGCCAGCGTTAGAGTCGATCCTACAGCCATGCGACCTTGCCACCGCCACACGTGACACCCCTGTGTGAATTCACTGTAGCTTACGACAAGGGGAAGGAAGAGGGAGGTGAGCGACGTCGTCGTGGGGTGCTCCTCTCCGAATATGGGTTCCGGGTGAAAACCTTTGTTCTCTGTGGATTCGGCAACGACGACAATTAGCGTCGTTCTCCCTTTTGAGAGTGTTGTCGTTTAGGTTAGGTGTTTTGCGGCGTACTGTGGCGTTATACTCAATTCTTCTTGTGCTCTATTTCAGTTGCACAGTCATGTGCGTCTTGCGTGATTTGGTTATCTTAAAACCGGCGGTGTATGAGGGCTACCTCGGCACCTTGTATGATGTTAGGTCATGTATTTTATTCTTTGGTTGATATTTTTTTGGAGCAGGCAAATTGAGTGCCTTTAACTCTATAGAAGGTAGAGGGTAAACTACAATAAATATCGGCAATCTCCCCCCACAATCCGGTGAGAAGAAAAAAACTCCAACTCGAACGCACACAAAACAGCAACAATGCATAAGGGCCAGTCCTGAGTTGATCACCAAAGTAGTATCTCCACCAACGCTGGTCACTTTGGAAGAGCAACAACTCCAAAGAATTCTCCTTGCCAACGCACCAACCATCCTTGTGCGCTTAAAAGAGTTGACAGGTGGGTGGGGGACTCGGACAACTCCGAGAAAGCCATCATCTTGGACTCGCCCGCGACGGCGTCATAGCGCTCTTGAATTACAATCTGAAATAGCGTCGAGCACCAAAGGGACGCAACATAGAACCACCAAGTCATGTCTATAAACGATGCTCCCAACAGAGGAACAACGCCAAAGCCGCCACCATCTCCGATTCGGAACAGAACCTAGGCTTTCGCCCGGACACCACttcgacgcctccaaggaggggaatgacacccacggccgccgccgccgctagcgcCGTCTAAAGACGTGGCGGAATCCAATCTATATCACACACCTACATCCCTGCTCACCAGAAAAGGGTAACTCTGCCCATGTTGATTCACTCCGCCACCATCGCAACACCACGCCATTGAAGCCACATCGTCATGTCTCACCAGTAGCACCATGACGAGCACGGCGTAGCTACCAACACCACCATGGCGCCCGTTAGCCCTTGAGCCTCGACGACACCACACCCACCAAAAGCCATGGCCATCGCCCCTGTAAACACCGAAGCCACAAGCTGCTGCTACCGACGAGTCAACACCATGCCCACCAAGTCCGTAGGCAACCATACACTATTAGGGAAAACCTAATACACAGAACCTTAACAGTAGCAGGGGTTAAAAAGAAGCACTGCTGGTACTTAGCAACAACGCGTATCCACATAAGGCGTTGCTGCtacagatatagcagtagcgcggcatggacgaagggcgctactactaaaattgccAAACCGTTGCCGCCAGGCAAAGTGTAGTAGTAGCGCATACCCCTGAAACGCGGCGCTGCTAaatagtttagcagtagcgctttcccctaacacgcgctactgctaaacccaTCCTATCTTCTTCCCCCCAACCACCCCTCACTCTCCTCCTCTCCACTCCCACTCTCACTCTCCCACTCACATAGTCCATCGCCGCCGACGTACGGCCCTCCCCCACCGCCGCAttgtcgccgccgccctcgcttCTCCTTCCTCGGTATGcggagcccccctcctcctcctcctccctcctcccgccgTGCCCTCCTCCCTCCTTTGGTCGCGTCCTCATCCCTCCTCCNNNNNNNNNNNNNNNNNNNNNNNNNNNNNNNNNNNNNNNNNNNNNNNNNNNNNNNNNNNNNNNNNNNNNNNNNNNNNNNNNNNNNNNNNNNNNNNNNNNNNNNNNNNNNNNNNNNNNNNNNNNNNNNNNNNNNNNNNNNNNNNNNNNNNNNNNNNNNNNNNNNNNNNNNNNNNNNNNNNNNNNNNNNNNNNNNNNNNNNNNNNNNNNNNNNNNNNNNNNNNNNNNNNNNNNNNNNNNNNNNNNNNNNNNNNNNNNNNNNNNNNNN comes from Triticum aestivum cultivar Chinese Spring chromosome 5B, IWGSC CS RefSeq v2.1, whole genome shotgun sequence and encodes:
- the LOC123113210 gene encoding DEAD-box ATP-dependent RNA helicase 28 — translated: MDPDFRFDPDGSDDEAPAGAAARRKPAQSPWEFSTYAESVAAEHAARRTTSIDEKISQALRGRRNPSMPDGSEDEEDDDADDDSDEEAAVKGESGDDEDEIEESDDDDEEIESSGGEEDGEVEADGQEEEEEEEEVGEEEEAVQEEDDAPEQPDPSQFFASSEGASFSARSFLELNLSRPLIRACEALGYQKPTPIQAACIPLALTGRDICGSAITGSGKTAAFSLPVLERLLFRPKRVPAIRVLILTPTRELAAQVHSMIEKLAQFTDIRCCLIVGGLPTKAQEVALRSNPDIVVATPGRIVDHLRNSLSVGLEDLAVLILDEADRLLELGFSVEIGELIRMCPKRRQTMLFSATMTEQIDELVKLSLNKPVRLEADPSLKRPATLTEEVVRIRRSREATQEAVLLALCLKTFKERVIIFSGTKHSAHRLKILFGLSGIKAAELHGNLTQAQRLEALEQFKKQEADILIATDIAARGIDIVGVRTVINFACPRDVKTYLHRVGRTARAGREGYAVTFVTDDDRSLLKAIAKKAGSQLKSRIVAEKPVSDCAKLIEQLEHQISNIILEEREEMALRKAEMEATKAENMIAHRDEIYSRPKRTWFATEKEKKLLAKAAKESLDQVKGGSVVVSAQQAEDLRLKEKRRREREKNLPRKKRRKLEAQREMLEEEKEDEEEAQESKGGKKAKSSQSVVDVAYRRAKSMKATGKTGIRASKGKNDKGSKQPSEKGQTRQEEMHELFQNDMSEWKQGRSLKKKDTSFAKKSKNSFKSKSRYKRRK